A stretch of Prunus dulcis chromosome 6, ALMONDv2, whole genome shotgun sequence DNA encodes these proteins:
- the LOC117630338 gene encoding uncharacterized protein LOC117630338 encodes MKASFHLKQRDPILGYFIRAAKSYRLAEFNRHFSMINNERVRNYLLRAGVQKWSRAHCDGRRYNVMTTNIVESINSVLRFARMLPVLHLIDEITNLLLTWFSQRRDLAMKCHSTLCPDLGEQKLRKRLDAASRMNVVKINDVEYNVLDGDLNGLVHLANRSCTCRKFDLEQLPCKHAIAVCRHLNLNPYSFASSYYTRATWAAAYAESIYPVPPKGTWVIPEHLNNVKILPPVCKVMPGRRKMQRVPSKGEDSRQKKCSRCGVKGHYRNTCKQSVPLKN; translated from the coding sequence ATGAAAGCCTCATTTCACTTGAAGCAACGGGATCCGATATTGGGGTATTTTATAAGGGCAGCGAAGTCTTATCGTCTAGCGGAGTTCAATCGTCACTTCTCGATGATAAACAATGAGCGAGTGCGAAATTATCTACTACGTGCAGGCGTTCAGAAGTGGTCACGGGCCCACTGTGATGGACGACGCTATAATGTGATGACAACGAATATTGTGGAGTCCATTAATTCAGTTCTTCGTTTTGCAAGGATGCTTCCGGTCCTACACTTGATCGATGAAATCACAAATTTACTTCTCACTTGGTTTAGTCAACGTCGAGATTTAGCAATGAAATGTCATTCTACATTGTGCCCTGATTTGGGTGAACAGAAGTTAAGGAAGAGGTTAGACGCTGCGTCAAGGATGAATGTGGTCAAAATCAATGATGTTGAGTATAATGTTCTCGATGGTGATTTGAACGGTCTGGTGCACTTGGCAAACCGTAGTTGTACGTGCAGGAAGTTTGACTTGGAGCAACTCCCGTGCAAGCATGCTATTGCGGTATGTCGGCACTTGAATTTGAACCCCTACTCCTTTGCCTCTTCTTATTATACACGAGCTACATGGGCAGCTGCATATGCTGAATCTATTTATCCTGTACCACCTAAAGGCACATGGGTTATTCCCGAACATTTGAACAATGTCAAAATCCTTCCTCCTGTTTGTAAGGTTATGCCGGGCCGTCGCAAAATGCAAAGAGTACCTTCCAAAGGAGAGGACTCCCGGCAAAAAAAATGCTCAAGGTGTGGTGTGAAGGGCCACTACCGAAATACATGCAAACAATCTGTCCCTCTCAAGAACTGA
- the LOC117630922 gene encoding probable cinnamyl alcohol dehydrogenase 9, with translation MAKSPEEEHPEKAFGWAARDTSGILSPFRFSRRENADDDVTIKVLYCGVCHSDVHSVKNEWGFTNYPIVPGHEIVGVVTKAGKNVEKFKVGDRVGVGVIVGSCMKCETCDQDLENYCPRTIFTYNSLDHDRTKTYGGYSDMIVVHHRYVLRFPDNLALDAGAPLLCAGITVYSPMKYYGMTEPGKHLGVAGLGGLGHVAVKIGKAFGLKVTVISSSPGKEDEAVKRLGADSFLLSSDPAKLKAAMGTMDYIIDTVSAVHALAPLIGLLKLNGKLVTLGLPDKPLELPIFPLVLGRKLVGGSDIGGVKETQEMLDFCAKHNITSDIELIRMDYINTAMERIAKSDVRYRFVIDVGNSLTQ, from the exons ATGGCAAAATCACCGGAAGAAGAACACCCAGAGAAGGCTTTCGGGTGGGCTGCCAGAGACACTTCTGGAATACTTTCCCCATTTCGTTTCTCTAGAAG GGAAAATGCTGATGATGATGTAACAATAAAGGTCCTTTACTGTGGGGTTTGCCATTCAGACGTGCATTCTGTCAAGAATGAATGGGGGTTCACCAACTACCCTATTGTACCTGG GCATGAAATTGTTGGTGTTGTGACCAAAGCTGGGAAGAATGTGGAGAAATTCAAAGTAGGTGATCGTGTAGGAGTTGGGGTCATAGTAGGTTCCTGCATGAAATGTGAGACCTGCGACCAGGACTTAGAGAACTACTGCCCTCGAACAATATTTACCTATAACTCACTCGATCACGACCGAACAAAAACTTATGGTGGTTATTCCGATATGATTGTTGTTCACCATCGCTATGTGCTCCGCTTTCCAGATAACTTAGCCCTTGATGCGGGTGCACCACTTTTATGTGCTGGGATCACTGTGTACAGTCCAATGAAATATTATGGCATGACTGAGCCTGGAAAGCATTTGGGTGTGGCAGGACTTGGTGGGCTTGGTCATGTGGCTGTGAAGATTGGTAAGgcttttggtttgaaagtgaCTGTTATCAGTTCCTCCCCAGGAAAGGAGGATGAGGCTGTTAAGAGACTTGGAGCTGATTCTTTTCTCCTCTCAAGTGACCCTGCAAAATTGAAG GCAGCAATGGGTACCATGGATTACATCATTGACACAGTGTCTGCAGTTCATGCGCTGGCTCCATTAATTGGTCTACTGAAGCTGAATGGGAAGCTGGTCACGCTGGGTTTGCCTGACAAGCCCCTGGAGTTGCCAATCTTTCCCTTAGTTTTGG GGCGGAAGCTTGTAGGGGGAAGTGACATAGGAGGGGTGAAAGAGACGCAGGAGATGCTTGACTTTTGTGCCAAGCACAATATTACCTCAGACATCGAGCTGATTCGAATGGATTACATTAACACTGCGATGGAACGAATTGCCAAATCTGATGTCCGGTATCGGTTTGTGATCGATGTGGGGAACTCCTTGACTCAGTAG
- the LOC117630337 gene encoding putative glycine-rich cell wall structural protein 1: MDGLRTGLLSGNMSRNLDFPQFLPTFQHRGERVELSSLSEKANNGLIHVLLYGGQFGHFTSTSDYLRTQFIVHVEWLGDLNYVFSTSENSGGGGDEGGDERDGGEGGERGSGGGGGYESGGGGCGNVGGGDGGCGGEGGGGSRDGGEGGGRVVAVVLVAEVVVVVVEVDKEVMLVVVGGGCGGGGSGGGCGGSGEADYASFESSFEKHFRACF; this comes from the exons ATGGATGGGTTGCGAACTGGATTGCTCAGTGGGAACATGTCTCGCAACCTGGACTTCCCCCAATTTTTGCCAACCTTCCAAcacagaggagagagagttgagcTGAGTTCCCTTTCAGAAAAGGCCAATAACGGGTTGatacatgtgcttttatatggaggGCAGTTTGGTCATTTCACGTCCACAAGTGATTATTTGAGAACACAATTT ATTGTACATGTTGAATGGTTGGGAGATTTAAATTATGTTTTCTCTACTAGTGAAAATTCTGG tggtggtggtgatgaaggtggTGATGAAAGAGATGGAGGTGAAGGTGGTGAAAGAGGtagtggtggaggtggtggttatgaaagtggaggtggtggttgtggtaatGTTGGTGGTGGGGATGGCGGTTGTGGAGGTGAAGGTGGAGGTGGTAGTAGAGATGGAGGAGAAGGTGGTGGTCGCgtggtggcggtggtgttAGTTGCAgaggtagtggtggtggtggtggaagtGGATAAAGAGGTGATGCTTGTGGTGGtgggtggtggttgtggtggtgggggCAGTGGCGGTGgctgtggtggtagtggtgag GCTGACtatgcttcttttgaaagcagTTTTGAAAAGCACTTTAGAGCCTGCTTTTAA